In Asticcacaulis sp. SL142, the sequence ACCGGCGAGCGCATGGAGCCGATCGAAGACGTCATGATTGACGTCGATGATGAGTTCTCCGGCATCGTCATTGAAAAGCTGTCGGCCCGTAAGGCTGAGCTTAAGGACATGGGCCCGTCCGGTGGTGGCAAGACCCGCATCCAGCTCAAGTCGCCGTCGCGCTCGCTGATCGGTTATCAGGGCGAGTTCCTGACCGATACGCGCGGGTCGGGCGTGCTCAACCGCGTGTTCTCGCACTATGAACCGTATAAGGGCATCATCGACCAGAACCGTAAGGGCGTGCTGGTCTCCAATGGTGACGGCGAAACGGCGGCCTTTGCGCTGTGGAACCTCGAAGACCGCGGCACCATGTTTGTGGGTGCGGGCGAAAAGACCTATCAGGGCATGATCATCGGCGAAAATGCCCGTTCGGACGATCTCGATGTCAACCCGATGAAGGCCAAGCAACTCACCAACGTGCGCGCTTCGGGTAAGGATGAAGCCATCCGCCTGACGCCGCCGCGCCGCCCGACGCTGGAGCAGGCGATTGCCTATATCGAAGACGATGAACTGGTGGAAGTGACGCCACTCAACATCCGTCTGCGCAAGCGCGAGCTGAACCCTTCGTTCCGCAAGAAGCGCGTGAAGGCGGACTGATTGTAGTCATGGGGGAACACGTTCCCCCATGTGCCCCCTTTACTGGTTATGAAAACGGCTCCGGAAACGGGGCCGTTTTCTGTTAGAGGGAGATACCGAGTTCCAAATCTACAGCCGGAAGTAAAAAGGCCCGCTGAAGCGGGTCTCTTATCCTTTATATACGATCCTTGGCCTCTAGGTAGTCTGCGTCTCGACCGTCTTCCTGTAACTCTTCCTCGGCTTGGAGCGCTAAGAGGGTCTTTAGCGCGGCAACCTTCTTCTCCAGAAGGCTTAATCCCCTGATATCAAATATGCCACTGATCTGAACTTTATCTCCACGGATATCCATATTCACCTTGTTTAAATCTTGCACTCCATTGGCATGCGCTGAAACTGGGTAAGACAATATAGGACTTGCTAGTAATGGCATTGGAGTAAGGGAAGGGGGCTGTTGCATTTGAACCTCCTTTGACTGCTCGGTGGATTCTAAAGACGAGCTATCAGGATGGCTATAACTTTCGTTTTCTTTTAAATTCTCCACTTCACGGTAGGTCTCCATAAACGCACTGATCGCGGGCCCTACTGCTGTATCGGAGAACTCTTGTTTTATTAGATAGGACTTGATTGGCCCTTCGGATGGTATGCCGTCAGGAAATCGCTCATGTATGTCTCGAAATAATTGTGGTGTGAAGGCTGCTTTAATCAACGCCTCATTGCGTTCTCGCTCATTCTCAGCATGTAGAATCTCCACAGCAGTTTGAGTTACTCGAACATCGCCCGTTCCAACGCGAGAAAGTAACCCAAATTGTATCAAGGCTGCGATTACAGTCATTGAGCGACCGGTTAAACCGCTATACCCCAGCGCATGGGCAGCGTCTTCGCGCGTGATAACATTTGTTCGGTTTAATCTGTGAATTTTCGCAACCATATCAACGGATTGTGTCAATGATAGGCTCGGGTAGTTTGGGCTGCGCATTCTGGCCATGGAGCGTCTCCGTTTGCATTTCCGTTTATATACCACAAATAAACTACGCTATCCATACTTTCTTCCATAAATGGAATGGAAATCGCTTCCGGCTTCTTGACGTTATGTGGCAATGTGTTATTAAGGATTTGCTTCGGCCCAAAAACCATTTGAGCCGCACGGCCCCTGGCAGGGGGCACGGCGGCTCAAGCGTTATAGTGATTTTTGGTCTTCCGGGGGACGCTCTAACCTGTCCTTTAACCCCGGGCTCCGCTTTTGACACTAACATGTCGAATCGGATGATGCAAGGACGCCTCGAAAGATGGAGGTGCTCCATGATAAGCAAAGCTTGTCATTGGGTCTCCGCATACGTCCGGTTGCGCTTCGGCAAAATCGAACACGTCTGCGGACACTGGCGCTGCTGCGGTTAGTCCCGCACAGCCCTAGGGTTTAGCTGTTGAGCGTGATGCACTAGGCGAACCCTACCAACCTTAATAGCCTTGGCCGTCGCAGGGAACTATCCTGCGGCGGCTTTTTAATTTTAGTGCATTCACCTTTCTCGGTAATTAATAGAATTTTTTGCACCGTGAGTCTTAGCTTTATATTCCGCTCATCTAAGGTCACCGCAACAAAACCGTTTCCAACTTGTCGAAAAAGGCCTGCCAGCCGAAGCGGGCGCCGCCGGAGGCTTGTGTCTGATCGGGCCGGAAGCCGGTCTGTTCCATGCGCAGATGCGTACCGCCTGACGTGGGGGTGAGGGTAAAGGTCACCACGCTGCGCAGGTCATAGGCCGGGTTCTCATGCACATGGTTCCAGGTGTAGGACAAGGTCGTGTGTGGCTCGACCGCCAGCACTTCGCAGTCCAGAACGCCGCCCCACTCGCCGCGCAGATTAAACTTATGCCCTGCGACCGGCGCAAAGTCATTTTTCATCAGCCAGTCCTCGATCAGATGCGGCTGGGTCAGGGCGCGCCACAGCTTTTCCGGCGGGTGCGCAAATTCGCGTTCAATAATAACGGTCTCGGCCTTATGGTCGGTGGTCATGGGCTTACTTTCTTAAGACGGCTTGCGGCGGCTGATATAGGGCAGGGCGAACAGGTAAAGCCCGCTGAACAGCAGCAAAAACAACGGCGGCAGCGGCAGGTAATTCAGCCACAAAATATTATGCCCCAGCCCCAGAGCCACAAAATTGGCCGCGACGGTCAGGGTAAAGATGATGGATATCCATCGGTGACTTTTGCGTATCCATAGGTTCAGGTTCATTTTCGGGGTCATTGATCCATCCTGTTAAGCAGGGCTTCGAGGCCGTCAAACCGACGCTCCCAAAAGCCGGTCATGGCTTGCGTCCATGCGGTTAAGGGCGCCAGAGCCTCGACCCTGGCGCTATAGTGGGTCTGACGGCCTGCGGGGCGGTCATCGACCAGTCCGGCGTGCTTGAGTTGGGCCAGATGCTTTGACACCACCGGCTGAGAGACGCCAGCCTGAGCGGTAAGCGCCCTGACCGTCTGCTCGCCGTCGTGACACAGGCGCTCAAATATCGCCCGACGGGTCGGGTCAGCGAGGGCGCGAAAGATAAGGTCGGGGGCGGTCATTAATTCATACCTGAATGGCTATGAATTAATCAATATCCGTTTGGCTATGAATGTCAAGCGGGTTGAAGCGCGCAAATCCCATTGCATTTTTGCGGGGCCGGGTGATGAGCGGAAGCTCCTGATCATCAAGAGGCGGTGGCGTGAAGTTAAGCGCATATCCGAAAGTGCTGGTGCGATTGACGCCAAATGGTCCCTGCGCGGGCGGTTCATGGCGGCGGAGGTGCGCGATATCGCTACCCGATGATCCGCGTCTTCAGGCGAATCGGTGGTGTGCTATCACCATCCTGATGTGGTGAATAAGGCGCTAAAGGCCTTCAATCCCCATGAAGTGCGGCAGGGCTGATTGCCCCCTCAGGGCGCTCTGGGCGAATTTTAGCGGACACAATTGAATGATATTGCGGCGGCCTTGATTTCGCGAGGCCGGGGGTGTGGTTGCGGCTGACACTATTTGGTCAGCGTGCTTGAAGTTGACTTCATGGTTTCATGGGTAATTTTATATTCAATAATGAAAAATAATAATCTACCATAATTTTTTATAAGTAAAAATATGAGTTTATATTATTATTAGTTTTAGTATTAATTGCATTATGTTTCAATTTTGTTTGAATTTTTAGACAATAATTGAGAGTATAGCTCAGTATTATCTATGTGTAACATTAGTAATTGTGATGGCTAAAATATGGCGATTATATGTCTGTGCTGTGATTTTCCTGAAATTGAATATCTTTGTTATGTCAAAAAGGGCTTTGGTATTTGCAATTTTGTCAAAATAGATTGACTGATCGTAATTGATTGTTAATGATGGAATGAGATAAGATCGATAAAACGATCAAAAAGGATCATACACGGGAGAAGGTTCGGCAATGGTGCCCTTAAGGGGTGGCGTGTCGGGCGATGGGGTTGAGGGCGCAGTTTCAGCGTTCAGGCACGCTTCCGGGTTAGTTTTAAAACACCAGATCGGCGCGATAACGCGTCGGCAATAACACTACGCCAGGAGCCCGCAATAGCTATGAAATCACGTATCACGCACACATTTGGCGCGCGTCTGCGCCGCAGTCTGAACCTGAGCACCGCCATGGTCGCGGTAGCCGTTATGTCGGCCTCCGGCGTCGCCATGGCTCAGGAGGCCGCGCCGGCCGAAGCGGCCGCTGATGAGGTTCAGGAAGTCGTCGTTGTCGGCACGCGCGCGTCGCTTCAGTCGGCCATGAACCGTAAGAAGCGCGCGGGTACGGTGTCGGATTCGATTGTCGCTGAAGATATCGGCCAGTTTCCCGACAAAAACGTTGGCGAAGCTTTGGGCCGTATCACCGGTGTGCAGTTGGCACGAGATATGGGTGAGGGCAATCAGGTATCGATTCGCGGGGTTGAGCCTGACTTGAACCGTGTTGAAATCAACGGCGTCAGCCTGATGTCTACTGCGGGTAATATCAATGTCTACGGCGGTGGTGGTCGCGGTAATGATTTCCGCGAACTGCCTTCGGAAATGGTTAAGTCGATCGACGTGTTCAAGGGATTCACGGCGGACATGACCGAGGGGGGCGTCGGCGGTACGGTTTCGGTTCAAACCCGTCGCCCGCTCGATTTCAAGAAACCGACCTTCTCAATCACGGCATCAGCGCAGAATCTTGATACCCTTGATGGCTGGACGCCACGCGCCAGCCTGTTTGGGGCCACGCAATTGTTTGATGGCAAGCTGGGGCTGATGGGCAGCGTATCGCGCGATAAGGTAAAGACGCGCGGCGACTATATCGACAACCATTCCTGGCGCCGCCTGGCCGACTTTGACAATTCGGAAGAAAAGACGGTTGATTATTACAATTCGGCCTACAATGACACGATCAATGGCGCTTTGTCAGGTATCGGTTCAGAAGCTGACTGTGCCACCGCCGTAACGCCCGACTCTGGCCAAATCAGCACGACGACCTTCCGTAGCGAATGTCTGACCCAGTGGCATGATTATCAGGCCCAGAACCAGCGCTACCGTGTCTGGACGCGTGATGATGACCGCGTTTCCGCGGAATTTACCGCTCAATACCGGGTCAGCGACAATTTCGACGTATGGGCCAGCTATCAGCACAACACCCGCCGTCAGCAACTTAACGACATCAATTATGGCACCAGCTTCACGTCCTTGCGTCGTCTTGATAATGTAAACACCGGCGGTACCTGTACAGGTACTAACGCGAACAACGCCGGTACGGTTCCCGGTATTGTGGTTGATGAAAATCACAATGTTACCTTGTGGACGGCAGGTAGCTGCCTGACCTCGGCTAATAACGGCGGCAACAATGCGTTCAGCATTTCGTCGCGTGACTTCAGCTACAAAGCGACGTCGGAGTATGTGTCGTACGGCTTTAACTATAATGGCGACCGCTGGAAAATTGCCTTTATCGGTGCCAATGCTGAGACCGAGACGCTGAGCAAGTCTAACAATGTCAGTATCGGTTTCGACGTGCCGGGCATGGTGGTGTCGCTGGGGGCCGACAATGCGCCGACCTTCACCTTTGCTGAGGGGTACAGCCCGTCAGATATAAGTGCGGCGCGGCAGTTCCAGATTCAGTATCGCCCGTCACAGGCTGGCAATACAGAAGATCAGTACAAGCTGGACTTCACACACGACACCAACTGGGGCCCGATTGAGAGCGTTCAGTTTGGTGTGCGTTACTCAGACGCGGTCAACTCCGGCTATGGTTACGGTGGCTATATTGTTAGCCAGGGAAATAACCTGACCAGCAATACCGATGATATTGTTGTCTACGCCAATTCCATCAATTCCACGGCGGTTATCACAGACAGTCAACTGGCCGATCAGCTCAATGCGGCAGGCACGGCGCCGTACACCACGACTTTCTGGAACAGCAATGAAACCTGGTCACGCGCCTTTGCCAGTAGCGTCTTCCAGGATGCTATGACGCCATTGCCGTCCGCGTTCCACTACGGCGGTGGTGCTATCGCCAGTCAGTGGCTATACCCAGATTTTAATTCGGTTGCTCAGCATCTGGATACGTCGCATTTCAACCTGGATAATCTCTACACTACGGTCGGCAGTGACGGGCAGCCCTATAACCAAATTCCGTACCGTATTCAGGAAAAGACCAACGCGCAATATTTACGGGTCAACTACGCTTTCCCGGCCTTCACCTATGATGTCGCGGGTAACTTTGGTCTACGTCGCGTTACGACCGAGGTCACGTCCTCGGGGCAGTACACCCGCCGCGAAAACCGTGATGTTGATGTTAATCTTGGCACGACTACGGGCTACGTCGTTGTAGGCAACACCTTCACCACTATGAAAAGTGATTATACGGTTTATCTGCCAAGCTTTAATATCAATGCGTGGATCAAACCGGGTGAACTGAATGTTCGCGCGGGCTGGGCGAAGCTGATGGCGCGTCCGAAGCTGAATTTCATCCAGCCCAACATGACCTGTGATATCAACCTGACCAGTGCCGCCGAAGAAGAACCTGACACCTGTAACGCAGGCAATCCGGATCTGAAACCTTATCGTGCTGATCAGTTCGATCTGAGCGGTGAGTGGTATCCGAACCGCGACACCCAGCTTTCGGTGGGTTTGTTCTATAAAGATATCAAAAGCTTCTATATCGACAGTCGCACATCTTTAGGTCTCCAGGACGTATTTAATGATGGCACGCTCTACTATTACAATACATATGTGAATGGTGAAGGCGCGCAGATAGAAGGTGTTGAACTGACGGCCAAAACGGCCTTTACCTTCCTGCCGGGTATCTGGTCGGGTTTTGGGGTTGATGCCAACTACACCTATCAGGAAGCCAAGAACGTGGAGCTCTATAGCGAGCTGGACGGCTCGGCCTTGCCGTATCCTGGTCTGTCGTCGGACAGCGCCAACCTGACCCTGTGGTACGACAAGGGGCCGATCAATGCCCGTCTGGCCTATAACTATCGCTCTGAATATCTGGCGGCTCTAACGGTTGGCAGCAACACCAAGAACCCGGTATTTGCCGAAGCGACGGGCTATCTGGACGGTAAGATTACCTGGAAGCCCGGCCCGGAAGGTCTGTCGTTCTTCGCCGAAGGTAAGAACCTGACCGGCGAAAGTGAGCGTACGACGGCAGGTGATATCCGTCTGATTAACGAAGGCTACTCCGGTAAGCGTTTCTTTGTTGGTGTGACGATCAAGCGTTAACCAACCCTACATCTCCTCCCCGAGATTGGCTCCTCGATTAGTCCTCCTGGTGCCATGACTTTACCGCCGCTCTGTTTGATCAGGGCGGCGGCTTTTTTATGGGCGCGGGGCGGGGTGCGAATATTACAAGGAATTCATCTTAGCGTGTCGCAAAACCGTTGCGAATGTAAACACATGGTCCTAGGCTCCCCCGCAACAGATTAATGACGGAGTGAGTGACATGGTTGATCGGCGTTCGGTACTGATGGGGGCGGGGGCTTTGGTGGGGGCGACAGCTCTGGGGGGCGGTGCGCAGGCGGCGGTCACGCCTGCGGCTCAACTCAATGCGACCTTTGAATCCATCTTCAAGGAACTGGTCGCCAACTCGCCGATGACCGCGACCGGTCTTGGGCTCGATAAGGGCGAACTGGCACCGCTAAAGGCCAAGCTTGATCCGGCCACGCCTGAAGAGCGCGCGCGCGGCCAGGCCTTCCTTGAAAAGTCGATTGCGTCCATAAAAAAGGTTGATCGCTCTAAGCTTGAGGGCATGG encodes:
- a CDS encoding SRPBCC family protein, which produces MTTDHKAETVIIEREFAHPPEKLWRALTQPHLIEDWLMKNDFAPVAGHKFNLRGEWGGVLDCEVLAVEPHTTLSYTWNHVHENPAYDLRSVVTFTLTPTSGGTHLRMEQTGFRPDQTQASGGARFGWQAFFDKLETVLLR
- a CDS encoding TonB-dependent receptor; its protein translation is MKSRITHTFGARLRRSLNLSTAMVAVAVMSASGVAMAQEAAPAEAAADEVQEVVVVGTRASLQSAMNRKKRAGTVSDSIVAEDIGQFPDKNVGEALGRITGVQLARDMGEGNQVSIRGVEPDLNRVEINGVSLMSTAGNINVYGGGGRGNDFRELPSEMVKSIDVFKGFTADMTEGGVGGTVSVQTRRPLDFKKPTFSITASAQNLDTLDGWTPRASLFGATQLFDGKLGLMGSVSRDKVKTRGDYIDNHSWRRLADFDNSEEKTVDYYNSAYNDTINGALSGIGSEADCATAVTPDSGQISTTTFRSECLTQWHDYQAQNQRYRVWTRDDDRVSAEFTAQYRVSDNFDVWASYQHNTRRQQLNDINYGTSFTSLRRLDNVNTGGTCTGTNANNAGTVPGIVVDENHNVTLWTAGSCLTSANNGGNNAFSISSRDFSYKATSEYVSYGFNYNGDRWKIAFIGANAETETLSKSNNVSIGFDVPGMVVSLGADNAPTFTFAEGYSPSDISAARQFQIQYRPSQAGNTEDQYKLDFTHDTNWGPIESVQFGVRYSDAVNSGYGYGGYIVSQGNNLTSNTDDIVVYANSINSTAVITDSQLADQLNAAGTAPYTTTFWNSNETWSRAFASSVFQDAMTPLPSAFHYGGGAIASQWLYPDFNSVAQHLDTSHFNLDNLYTTVGSDGQPYNQIPYRIQEKTNAQYLRVNYAFPAFTYDVAGNFGLRRVTTEVTSSGQYTRRENRDVDVNLGTTTGYVVVGNTFTTMKSDYTVYLPSFNINAWIKPGELNVRAGWAKLMARPKLNFIQPNMTCDINLTSAAEEEPDTCNAGNPDLKPYRADQFDLSGEWYPNRDTQLSVGLFYKDIKSFYIDSRTSLGLQDVFNDGTLYYYNTYVNGEGAQIEGVELTAKTAFTFLPGIWSGFGVDANYTYQEAKNVELYSELDGSALPYPGLSSDSANLTLWYDKGPINARLAYNYRSEYLAALTVGSNTKNPVFAEATGYLDGKITWKPGPEGLSFFAEGKNLTGESERTTAGDIRLINEGYSGKRFFVGVTIKR
- a CDS encoding ArsR/SmtB family transcription factor, translating into MTAPDLIFRALADPTRRAIFERLCHDGEQTVRALTAQAGVSQPVVSKHLAQLKHAGLVDDRPAGRQTHYSARVEALAPLTAWTQAMTGFWERRFDGLEALLNRMDQ